A stretch of DNA from Cydia fagiglandana chromosome 24, ilCydFagi1.1, whole genome shotgun sequence:
ataattaattactggtttcgtGGTCGTGGTGGTggtttatataaaaatatatttattatatttatttattatataaaaaatgagtttgtggtgaaatgacaaaacacgtccccattctttattcattttctccaacatataacgaaaccagtaattaattacatttttttttgaaaaaagttcttctcagaaattagaaggtttggtcaattttcagaactttgaaggccattttctcctaacaggttgagtttgggcagctaaaaaaaatacgtgtccgttattttagactactctataaatttatcaaaataaatcaaatcggagttggacagttgggtacccttccttgtcaGTAAGGAATGCAACTAACTCTTCAGTAGCACCCTTAAACTGAAGAATCACACGCGAGTAGTTCATCTCGGCATTAAAAGAAACAAATGTGGCTACTGTGGCGAAAAATTCTCTGAGCTGAATTGGAAGTTGGACCACTTAGAAAAAGTCCATGGGATTAAAAAGCCAGAGTTTAAATGCACAGTATGCAATAAGAAGTTTTCATGTTCGAAGAGTTTGAGGAACCATAAGCGAGGATTTCATCTGATGGAGAACAGACTTGCCCGGACTGTGGCATGAAATTCTTCCAAAAACACACTTTGAAGCATCACACGACAATCCACACGGGGTTGCGTGCTTTTCAATGCGCGGTGTGTTCTAAGGCTTTCAGCAGGCGCTCCACTTTAAGTGAGCATATGAGGATTCACAATAACGATCGTCATTTTAAAAGCGAACACTGCTACATGGCGTTCATACACAAATACAGTTGGAAGGGGCATATGCGATTGAAGCATGGGGAAGATGTCACACAATAAAACTGAATTTCcatgaagaaaaataaaaaataaaatgaattgtTACAATGCCATTTTTTTTGTGAGATAAATACATGTAATTAATTATGGTTTTACTAGCatcgttttattttactaaaaagTGACTAATTCTTGACTTTTAAAAGAGAAGTTGGTCCAGTTTAAATGGTAAACAAACTTAATTTCACCAAACTCTCTATGTGGAATGCGATTCGGCTATTAAATAAGTAATCCTCTTTGGGTATCATGTTGATGTTGCCATGAAAGAAGAGTTTAAGCACTAGAATAAAACAAAACTTGTCTTTACAGATGATTCCGAGGATGGGAGCATATTAATAAAACTCGAGACCAACTCTGACCTGGAAGTGGAATCACTGGAAGAGCACGGCGTAGAAGACATTGTTATACTACGAACAGAAGGCAATTACAAAGGcgctaaaagtaaaaataaaaaaagtacaaACAACCGACTGATTTGGTATGATCCAGCACAACACAACTCCATCACAACTAACAGATCAATCATTCTTAAAAGAACTACTGAACTGGATTTGCATCTACAGAATTTACAAACGATTATGAGGTGTTCTAATGCTACACCACTGAGAATGCATGGTAAATGGTACACTTGCTGTTTCTGCCCTGAACGGTATGAAACAACATCGGCCTTGAAAAAACACACGGTTGAGAAACATCCAGACGGAAAAGCGGCAAACGTCGGACGTAACATTTCAGAACTAATTATAAGAGTTGATATAACGGGTTTAGAATGTAACCTTTGTAATACCAAAATCGGTGAATTAGAGAAATTAACAAAGCATTTAAGGGAAGAACACTCACAACGAATACATACACGGATCAAAAACTATATGATCCCTTTCAAATTCGATACCGGCAATGAGCTAGCGTGCGTTATCTGTGAACATGTATTCCATAATTTCAAGACGTTAGTTCAACACATGCATGTGCATTATCCGAACTTTGTGTGCGGTTCTTGTGGCAACGGCTTCGTCAATCAACGGAGCTATCAACACCACGCGAGCAGGCACGCCAACGGAGAACACAAGTGCGAGAAATGTCAACGGATCTTTGATAACGACGCCAAACTTAAAGTGCACGAGAGATCCGTACATCAGGGATTCAATAAACGAAacaaatgtgacttttgtgaagAACGGTTTGTTGGCTATATAGCAAAACACGCACACATGATTAAAGCTCACGGATTGCCAGAGATCCAAGTTAAGTGTCCTGCGTGCGAAAAGACCTTTAAAAACCATAAATACCTCGCCATCCACAAGCGGACGTTTCATATGATGGAGAAGAGACACAAATGTACAGAATGCGATAAAATGTTCTTTTCTACCCATGAAGTGAAACAACATATGTTAACTCACACAGGGAAACGTGACTTCCAATGTATTATTTGTAGTAAATCTTACGGTAGGAAGAGCACATTAAGGGAACATATGAGAATACACGCAGATGATCGCAGATTTAAATGTGAACACTGTGGAATAGCTTTCGTTCAGAAATGTAGTTGGAGGGGACACATGCGATCCAAGCACGGGGAAGAAGTGTGATCTTGGTACCCAATTTACTTGTTCattttttaaaatgtatgatatatgtgtaaaaatgtctacaaacaatgcgaaaaataaataataataagccgaTTTACGTGTTTTAATATACGCAGGAAGGTGGCGAAAATGTGTGACCTTTGTAAATCAAAACTTATCTTTGCAGATGTACCCGAAGAAAGAAGTTCCCAAGTAAAAGTCGAGGTTGATTTGGCACAAGAAGACGAACAAAAACTAAAGAAAGATCGAACTACTGACAAAAATAAGAATCTAGCGAAGAAGAAAGGAAGTTTCCAAAGCACAGGGTCAATTAATAAATCTGTATCTAAAAGTGACACAACCAGAAAACCGAATGAGTTTGATTTGCATATCCAGAATCTCCGCACTATAATGAGGTGTTCGAACGCCACGCCCTTAAGACTGCACGGCAAATGGTACACCTGCTGCTGTTGCCCTGAACGATTTGATGACACTGCGGCTCTGAAAAGGCATACTTCAGAGAAACACCCCACTGGACAGAACGCTTACTTTGGCCGGGACATCGCGCAACTAATAATAAGAGTGGATATAACAGACTTGCAATGCAAACTTTGCCAGTGTGAAATCCACAGCATCGAGAAGTTAATGGAGCATTTAAAAAAGGAACATTCAGAAATGATACATACATTTGATAAAAACTACATGGTACCCTTTAAATTCGACACTAACAGAACAGATCTGAAATGCGTGAATTGCGATCACGAATTCCACAATTTCAAAACATTGGTACATCACATGAACATACATATCCCTAACTTCGTATGTAACACCTGCGGCAGCGGGTACGTGAACCAGAGGAGCTTGCAGAACCACGTCCGCCAACACGCGAACGGAGAACACAAATGCGAGACGTGTCAGAGAGTTTTCAATAACGACCTCAAATTGAAAGAGCACGAAAAATCCGTACATCTAGGGTTCAACAAACGTAACAAGTGCGATTACTGCAACGAGCGCTTCAATGGGACTATAGCTAAAAATATCCATATGGTCAATGTCCACGGCAAACCCGCAATTGAGATCAGGTGTCCAGCGTGTGAAAAGCCTTTTAAAAGCCATAAATATCTCGCCATCCACAAGCGGACCTTCCATATGATGGAGAAACGGCACAAGTGTCCTGAATGCGATAAAATGTTTTTCTCCACGCCTGAGGTAAAGAACCATATGCTAACGCACACGGGGCAGAGAGACTTCCACTGTGTGATCTGCAGTAAATCGTACGGTAGGAAGAGTACGCTGAGAGAGCACATGAGGATACACGCGGACGATCGTCGATTTAAATGTGAACACTGTGAAATGACGTTTGTGCAGAAATGTAGCTGGAGGGGCCATATGAGATCTAAACACGGGGAGGAAGTGTGATTTACTTTGGttttgtattaatatttaatgtaaataaatgtctcctttaatgttacgagtattataaattattacattattatctTTGTACAATATATGTACCTTAACTCTATACTATGATCGATTCGTCTTGTTTTAAGAAATGACGTGTCAGCGACtaaaaattgcaatattttaaagACGTACCTAAAATGGCCTAAACCGataaagagtaggtatactctCGTTTAATTTAAGTCCTTAGTTCAAGGCATCTTCATTTCTGCACGGTAAAAGTTAACAGAAGAGACAACTAGTAGCATCAACCAAGGAAATACTTAATTAATATATCTGAAATGTAACGCATTTGGAATTCTAATGCCGATTTCTATTTCCATAGGTGTGGGATGGAAGCTCCGGAGATCCATGATCGCACCCCGTGAGGGTAAGAACACCAAATCTTCTAAACTGAAAACGATCGTCATAAGTCCAAAGACAGAGAAACCTCGGAAGAAACGGTGCAAGATTATAGAAATTAAGCCGGCACCCGTTAACGTCTCGTTTAAGAAACTCAACGAAGCTCACAAACACCAAGCTAATCTAAAGGAAATCCTACTTTGCTCGAATGCGACGCCAATCCGCTGTCGGGGGAGCGTGGGGTATGCTTGCTGTTTCTGCAGCGACCAGTACCGCGATCCAGCAGATTTGAAGCAACATACTATAACCTCCCACGACGACACGACTAAAGCTGACTACATGAAAGGCGAGTCCATCGTAGGTTTCATCGTAAAGCTGGACATAACGTCGCTCCGATGCAACATCTGTTCCTCGACTATAAGGGAATTAGGACAGTTAATGGAGCACTTGAAAGTCGCTCACGACCGTCCTGTAATCACAGATTTGAAGAACCACTTAGTCCCGTTCAGATTCGAATCCAACTTGCACACTTGCGTGGAGTGTTCAGCAGAATTTAGTAATTTTAAAGTGTTGTTAGCGCACATGAACGAGCATTACAGGAACTGCATATGCGAAATATGCGGGGCTGGGTTTGTTACTAAGCGGATATTACAGGCGCATAGTTACAGGCATATCACTGGTGACTTTAGCTGCCGCTACTGCCCTAAAGTATTCGATGCTAAGTTGCGTATGCAGGAACACGAACGGAACGTCCACGTTCTGATGAACAAGCGGAACAAATGCGGATACTGTGGGGAGAAGTTTACAGATTACACTAAGAAGAACGACCACGAAGTGAAGGTTCATGGGGTGGAGCCGGTAGTCCTGCACTGTCAGGCTTGCACCAAGACGTTCGATAACCAAAGGTCGCTTACAGTCCATACTAAAACATTCCATTTGATGCAGAGGCGGAGTCCAAAAACATCAAATCCtttgaaattataaaattaagtactCGGTCTCAGTCagtctttatttaggtatatttatgtaaatgagTGTAGATGTAGAGTCTAGAGTCAGACGAAACTAACTCTGCATTGCATTTGAAATAAAGTGTGGCACTGTCGTCATTGATGTCAAATTATGAAACATGGTCAAGTTGGTGCAAAGTTAGATTGGGGTGACTCTATAGTTACGTATAGCAGTTAGAaaactaagggccagttgcaccaaccacatttgatagactgatcaacgtcagccggcgcgccccggcgctttaagAAACTCTCCATACatcaaaatttagcgaactctttaacgatacgaacagtttggtgcaaccgacctttactgtttaaaaaaaagtgaaagTGCAAACTCCTTCGTTCTTACAAATATGTTTATACTTTGATTTAAGTATGACATTCTACTAAAAGAGATTTATATTAAGGTCGGGTTATTCCAAAAATGGACTCATTAGGATGGAGATATTGAAGTAGTCGGAATTACCCGAACACACGTCCATCTTGAAACACGCTGCGAAATCACCGCTATCCCGAGATCCCGACTACATTCCAAATCAGCGTTGGTATCGAGATTTGAACGTCGAATGTGAAGCTATCAGTAAGTATTATCAAACTGCCGGAGGCTTTTGTTATTGTCCCGACAGAAtctgtagtgcataattattttccatcgtattttcacggaaacgtatgaTCGTGTCtttctatttcagtcagtctcggtacaaaaagtactgaggttaacTGAATAGCGTGACAAATACGAAAGTTTCCGAAAAAATACGATGGTAAACAATTACGCACTATATCTTTTCGATCTTTCTTTCTTGATTAGTAATTAAAACTGTATGAACCGGTTAAACTTGGCATtaacatggttaccagtacaattggacactaggttaacggtttaactgcttaatcccgggttagtagaatggtgcaagtgggcctaagtcaaGTAGAGACGCCAACAGATAtaatttgtcaaaggactgtctcatttcaatcatgtacagagagaatcatactatctttgtcttacactattACTATATTACTATTTAGCACCCAAAAGCAAAGGATGACtaggtatagttttcctggttcttaatGCAGActgaaaattggtttgaccaactgtACATATCTGAACAACTATagatctgatggtgactgtccAGGGTAGGATTCGATACCCAAACAGGCTCGACGATTGTAGGTACCAATTAATATATTGGCATTCCATAGATACTTGTATTTATTCGGTATAAGGGTTAACCTTTACCCTTCTTGTAATTGAGTACAATATTATTAATGATGACTTATGCTAGTACGGCCCAGGCCCGCGTCGGGGCGCCCGACACTTGTTTCTAAGACAGGTGGCGGTGATCACGTGacgctttctatagaaaactgaagtgtcggacgccccggcccgggccgttctagcgcgagtcatcctttaagagTCACACGACCCTATCTGCCGCTAGAAAATGTGTTACAAATAAATTAGATTCTCTACTAGTACCGGACAGATAATTTATACCTATACTGATATATATCCCGTGGAGCGCCCCAAaattaccgtagtatggaactcctatactagttaccagcaaCACGTGTGACAGTAGGGCGCTCCAGGGGTTAAACGTTACTTGCGTGTTCATGTCAaattatatgttattttgttgtcgAAATGTCGTCTTAAAATGAGAGCGCTCTTGATTGTTTGGCGGCGGCTAGGATCGCGACGGTTCGTGAGTCTTAAGAGGGCATCGGCCgtcagtgttggcaaaaaatcaattcgaattgacgattgaggattgaccgatcaatccgaattgacgattgacgaaactaattctaaatctactgattgaggattgacgattactaatcgttaattcgaattgatggtcaatcctcaatcctcaatcgtcaattcggattgacgattactttgtatgtacctacctaatgtcctttttatttaggccatttttcgaAACTAGCCAAAtacgttcaaaagcggtgtctgagtttaccaaaggttccgaaacatgtttccgacggcaatatgaaggatgtcctttttggaacattttcgggactttccttaaaattaaccaatagcgttcaaaatcgatatctgatgtgcccaaaggtttcgaaacttgtttccgagggaaatattgagagatgcccttttttgggacatttctagaaattacccgattgcgtttaaaatcgatatctgaggtaaccagaggtttctaaacatcttttcaactgcaatattgaaaggtgtcctattttgggacattttagtgacattctttgaaagtgactgcttgcattcaaaatcgatatctgaggtgcaaaacatggtttcaacggcaatagaTTAGATTCTACACCTTAGCcgcgtacctacttactttactacctgcattacgccaccctgctgatAACAAGATGCGTTCTAAAAACGTacgagtgcgaaagagatagcaTGATTCTAATCCTTTTATTGTTCTAGTGGTGTCCAGTTTGAGTCCAGTAGAGATAAGACATTCGGTCTTCAACCcttgttgtttgttgttgtgtgACTGTGTGTGTTTGTTTTAAATTGGACTGTGGATTTTCTTTTGGCTTTGGCTTGTTATACGGACTTTTGGATTTACTTCTGGACTGTTTCATACGATTAACTTGGCGTGACTTTGAGGATTGGACATCGCAGTTGTTCTTAcggtaagtaacatttaccaacTATTATTTGTCGTAAAGGTTAACATTGAAtatctataggtacatttttttattctagAACAATGTTATGTGGGTTTAAAAATTTCACTTTGTTATTTTCGTGTGCAAGATTAatggataaaaaataattatgagaaTACATCTGTAAGATAACTTCTAtacgatattataattatgtctaaatcaattaaaaaatatcatatttcgGGCTCCCTTCGATTTCATTTGATGCTTGTTATGTTTTTATGACAGATTGTTATTGtgagataaatgaataaataatatccaTAATAACAAGTAAAGTTCAATATATAAAGCCTTGCCAGTATTACAGTGAATACCGGGGGATATCCCGATACTTACTGTAATACTCGCAAggcattcaataaaaataaatcattcttttgggcaacctttgggcacctcagatataaattttgaacgcaatcggttggtttcaagaaatgtcccaaaatgtcccaaaacagggcaTCTCGGAATATTACCGTCGGAAACATGATTCGGAACCTTAGCGTAGGTAAAAAGTCATTTCTcagtattgccgtcagaaacatgtttcgaaacctttgggcacctcagatatcgattttgaacgcaataggttaattttaagaaatgtcccataaatgtccaaaaaaaagaaaactacgtctgtattgccgtcggaaacatgttacctACAATgtgaacctttggaaatctcagatatcgttttaaagtgccaacgaataatttaaaaaaatgtcccgaaatggaagggacatctttcgggacctatggtcgacatcgattacgaatatgaacgtaatcggccaatttcgaaaaatgtcccaaaatgggacatcagtcaatactgacatcaggaacttgttttcgaacctctgggaacctcagatatcgactttaagtccagtaagtaagtcccaaaaaaggacacctttgaaaagtaatcttagggactatggttaatctagattgagaattgatttaatccgaattgaggattgatgcgttaattccgattgattcaatcggattgacgcgtcaatctgaattgaatcaattcgaattgatcaatccggattgatcaattcggattgacgcatcaattcgattgatcaatccggattgatttagttcagattgatgccaacactgtgACGGCCGTCCAGTGGCACCCTCATTGGGAGAACGTTttctaataaaccaattaatttctgtataaCTCAGTAAGGTAAACGGTGCGTAAACGtattggtgctcgacgcggtcccagtacatgtcatcttgaaacttaagtcattgtcaatagagatgACAGTAAGGTGTCATCTactgggcattagcatgtcgagcactagtacgtttaccttattttaatattgttgtcctactgattccccaacttttggtctttgtcaCATAGTTTTATATAGGCCATATTGTGCGAAATTACCGGTTGGTCGATGGTCAAAGTTCAGCAAAGAATATCTTCAGCAGTGAGCAGAGCGGCGCAACAGAAACACgcactgggctataaccgcgaaaatcgaagttcgcaatttgcgggcatttttctctgtcactctaattacgccttcattgaagtaaaagagaaagatccccgcaatttgcgaatttcggttttcgcggtagcccctctggttcATTATGTTTCTATGCTAGGCAGGTAGTATGATCGAGTATCTACCTACACAATTcctaagtttattttatttaagttagctatgctcggagtttctctgaagGATAGGATTCGTAACGAATACATCCGACAGAGAACCAAAGTTATCGACACAGCTCTAagaattagcaagctgaagtggcagtgggctggccatatcgcacgaagaaccgacaaccgctggggtaaacgtgttcttgagtggagaccgcgacttggcaaacgtagtgtaggacgccctccgaccaggtgggatgacgatctgcgaaagaccgcaggcagatgctggatgcggcaagctgaggacagggcgctatggcgctctttaggggagggctatgttCCAGCAGTGGACTACTATAGcctgatggtgatgatgattttatttaaaagtagaGGGAGGAGGCTAACAAGCAGAggaatatgtataatatagaGCGATGTCTACTCCCTTCTTAAATCCGGCTCGGGTGTTGCagatgtccatgggcgacggcaATTGTTTACCATCAGGCGTattgtctgctcgtttgcttaTTATCatcattaaaaaatatcctCCACTTGGGCGCACTTACATAAAAGCGTCGCAAAAAAGTTATTCTTAATCttaaacttatttatatatatattttatttatatattttatttgattttatttttcgaCACGTACTCATTAGGCCTGAAAGTATAGTCtaacaaaaaagag
This window harbors:
- the LOC134676694 gene encoding zinc finger protein 574-like, which encodes MIAPREGKNTKSSKLKTIVISPKTEKPRKKRCKIIEIKPAPVNVSFKKLNEAHKHQANLKEILLCSNATPIRCRGSVGYACCFCSDQYRDPADLKQHTITSHDDTTKADYMKGESIVGFIVKLDITSLRCNICSSTIRELGQLMEHLKVAHDRPVITDLKNHLVPFRFESNLHTCVECSAEFSNFKVLLAHMNEHYRNCICEICGAGFVTKRILQAHSYRHITGDFSCRYCPKVFDAKLRMQEHERNVHVLMNKRNKCGYCGEKFTDYTKKNDHEVKVHGVEPVVLHCQACTKTFDNQRSLTVHTKTFHLMQRRSPKTSNPLKL
- the LOC134676399 gene encoding zinc finger protein 431-like, coding for MCDLCKSKLIFADVPEERSSQVKVEVDLAQEDEQKLKKDRTTDKNKNLAKKKGSFQSTGSINKSVSKSDTTRKPNEFDLHIQNLRTIMRCSNATPLRLHGKWYTCCCCPERFDDTAALKRHTSEKHPTGQNAYFGRDIAQLIIRVDITDLQCKLCQCEIHSIEKLMEHLKKEHSEMIHTFDKNYMVPFKFDTNRTDLKCVNCDHEFHNFKTLVHHMNIHIPNFVCNTCGSGYVNQRSLQNHVRQHANGEHKCETCQRVFNNDLKLKEHEKSVHLGFNKRNKCDYCNERFNGTIAKNIHMVNVHGKPAIEIRCPACEKPFKSHKYLAIHKRTFHMMEKRHKCPECDKMFFSTPEVKNHMLTHTGQRDFHCVICSKSYGRKSTLREHMRIHADDRRFKCEHCEMTFVQKCSWRGHMRSKHGEEV